One segment of Paraburkholderia bonniea DNA contains the following:
- a CDS encoding AAA family ATPase, whose translation MNRFVVISGCSGGGKSTLLAELGRRGYAVVPEPGRRIVQTALHSNGTALPWVDPVAFLRRAIDVALADRASLGSPCNWTFFDRGVIDAAAGLQHLTGEPVLTQLGPRHRYHQRVFLTPPWPQIYVQDAERQHSLEHAMDEYSRLLEVWPALGYEVSIVPRLGVMERADFVLKMLGN comes from the coding sequence ATCAACCGGTTCGTCGTCATCTCTGGCTGCTCCGGCGGCGGTAAGTCCACCTTGCTCGCGGAGCTTGGCCGGCGGGGCTACGCGGTCGTGCCAGAACCTGGCAGGCGGATCGTACAAACAGCGCTTCATAGCAACGGGACGGCGCTGCCCTGGGTCGACCCAGTGGCGTTTTTGCGCCGTGCCATTGACGTGGCGCTCGCTGATCGGGCTTCATTGGGCTCGCCGTGCAACTGGACCTTCTTCGACAGGGGGGTGATCGACGCCGCGGCTGGTCTGCAGCATTTGACTGGAGAGCCGGTATTGACGCAGCTTGGGCCACGTCATCGCTACCATCAGCGTGTTTTCCTGACGCCACCCTGGCCGCAAATTTACGTTCAGGATGCAGAGCGGCAACATAGTCTTGAGCACGCCATGGACGAATATTCCCGGCTGCTCGAAGTCTGGCCCGCGCTGGGTTATGAGGTTTCTATCGTTCCCAGGCTTGGTGTCATGGAGCGAGCCGATTTCGTCCTCAAGATGCTGGGCAACTGA
- a CDS encoding aspartate aminotransferase family protein: MNPSSTAVTRQTFDEVMVPVFAPAAFIPVRGEGSRVWDTEGREYIDFAGGIAVTGLGHAHPALLQVLQEQGGQLWHIGNGYTNLPVLRLARQLEALSFAERAFFANSGAEANEAALKLARRVGFERHGVHKTGIVSFAQSFHGRTFLTVSVGGQPKYSEGFGPVPADLLHVPYNDIAAARAAIGPNTCAVIVEPVQGEGGVIPAEPAFLQALRDACDAHEALLIFDEVQTGVGRTGHFYAYQESGVTPDILTTAKALGNGFPIGAMLTTAALAQHFKVGVHGTTYGGNPLAAAIASKVVELVSEPALLEGVRQRSEVVRAHLARLDARFGVFRQIRGKGLLIGAELNERFKGRAKEVLTAAAQEGLMLLMAGPDVLRFAPSLIIPLADLDEGFARLERTLARVVASVAAEAGAAQPKG, translated from the coding sequence ATGAACCCCTCCAGCACAGCCGTGACACGGCAAACCTTTGACGAAGTGATGGTGCCGGTTTTCGCTCCGGCGGCTTTTATTCCGGTGCGCGGCGAGGGCTCGCGGGTGTGGGATACCGAAGGGCGTGAATACATCGACTTCGCCGGTGGGATTGCGGTTACCGGGCTGGGGCATGCTCATCCGGCGTTGCTGCAGGTGCTGCAGGAGCAGGGCGGCCAGCTCTGGCATATCGGCAATGGCTATACCAACTTGCCGGTGTTGCGGCTGGCGCGTCAGCTTGAAGCGCTGAGTTTTGCTGAGCGCGCGTTTTTCGCCAACTCAGGTGCCGAGGCCAATGAGGCTGCGTTGAAGCTGGCGCGCCGTGTGGGTTTTGAGCGGCATGGCGTGCACAAAACCGGCATCGTTTCTTTCGCTCAGTCATTCCATGGCCGGACTTTCCTGACGGTGAGTGTTGGCGGCCAGCCGAAGTATTCCGAAGGTTTCGGCCCGGTGCCGGCTGATCTGCTGCATGTGCCTTACAACGATATCGCTGCCGCGCGCGCGGCGATTGGGCCGAATACTTGTGCGGTGATCGTTGAGCCGGTGCAGGGTGAGGGTGGGGTGATTCCGGCAGAACCTGCGTTTTTGCAGGCGCTGCGGGATGCTTGTGATGCGCACGAGGCGTTGCTGATTTTCGATGAAGTGCAGACCGGAGTGGGGCGCACCGGGCATTTCTATGCGTACCAGGAAAGCGGCGTCACGCCCGATATCCTGACCACGGCCAAGGCGCTGGGCAATGGCTTCCCGATTGGCGCGATGCTGACCACGGCGGCGCTGGCGCAGCATTTCAAGGTGGGCGTGCATGGCACGACTTACGGTGGTAATCCGCTGGCAGCGGCCATTGCGTCGAAGGTGGTGGAGCTGGTGAGCGAGCCCGCGTTGCTCGAAGGCGTGCGTCAGCGCAGTGAGGTGGTGCGGGCGCATCTGGCGCGGCTGGACGCGCGTTTCGGTGTGTTTCGGCAGATCCGGGGCAAGGGTTTGCTGATCGGCGCGGAGCTCAACGAACGCTTCAAGGGACGGGCGAAAGAGGTGCTGACCGCCGCCGCGCAAGAGGGTTTGATGCTGCTGATGGCCGGGCCCGATGTGCTGCGTTTTGCGCCTTCGCTGATTATTCCGTTAGCTGATCTCGATGAGGGTTTTGCTCGACTGGAACGGACGCTGGCGCGTGTGGTGGCTAGCGTGGCGGCCGAGGCTGGTGCGGCGCAGCCGAAGGGCTGA
- the astA gene encoding arginine N-succinyltransferase, protein MIVVRVVQTEDVDALVRLAGETGPGLTTFKPDREALAARIARTRRTLEGRAEPHEAGYFFVMQDSVSGDIAGVCGIEAEVGLAQPFYNYRVSQVVHASQELGIWTRMRALNISHDLTGYAEVCSLFLSPRYRASGVGGLLSRSRFMFIAQFRERFPQRLCAELRGHFDEQGTSPFWRAVGSHFYQIDFNAADYLSSHGRRAFLAELMPRFPVYVDLLPAEAQRCVGLTHQDTVPARRMLEAEGLRYENHVDIFDAGPVLECHIADLRTVRDSVLAVVEIAEPEAAHEANAAALEPAAPAAQAQPQPQALVSNTSLGDFRVGVAAGAVHAGRFRLSASEAAALNLNAGDALRVLPLKPR, encoded by the coding sequence ATGATCGTCGTGCGCGTGGTGCAAACCGAAGACGTCGATGCGCTGGTGCGGCTGGCGGGTGAAACCGGGCCTGGCCTGACGACTTTTAAACCTGACCGGGAGGCGCTGGCGGCCCGCATTGCGCGCACCCGGCGCACGCTTGAGGGCCGGGCCGAGCCGCATGAAGCGGGTTATTTCTTCGTGATGCAGGACAGCGTCAGCGGCGATATCGCGGGCGTGTGCGGCATCGAGGCCGAAGTCGGGCTGGCCCAGCCGTTTTATAACTACCGCGTGAGCCAGGTGGTGCACGCGAGCCAGGAGCTGGGTATCTGGACCCGGATGCGGGCGCTGAATATTTCGCACGATCTGACGGGTTACGCCGAGGTGTGCTCGCTGTTTCTGAGCCCGCGTTATCGCGCCAGCGGTGTGGGCGGATTGTTGTCACGCTCGCGCTTCATGTTTATCGCGCAGTTCCGTGAGCGCTTTCCGCAGCGCTTGTGCGCTGAGCTGCGTGGGCATTTCGATGAGCAGGGCACCTCGCCGTTCTGGCGCGCGGTGGGCTCGCATTTCTACCAGATCGACTTCAACGCCGCCGACTATCTCAGCTCGCACGGCCGCCGGGCGTTTCTGGCTGAACTGATGCCGCGCTTTCCGGTGTACGTCGATTTGTTGCCCGCCGAGGCGCAGCGCTGCGTTGGGCTGACGCACCAAGACACGGTGCCCGCGCGCCGGATGCTGGAAGCCGAAGGGCTGCGTTACGAAAACCATGTCGATATCTTCGATGCCGGTCCGGTCCTCGAATGCCATATCGCTGATTTGCGCACGGTGCGCGACAGCGTGCTGGCGGTGGTCGAGATCGCCGAACCTGAGGCGGCTCACGAGGCCAATGCGGCCGCGCTTGAACCCGCCGCACCCGCCGCGCAAGCCCAACCCCAGCCGCAGGCGCTGGTGTCGAATACCTCGCTGGGTGATTTCCGTGTCGGGGTGGCGGCGGGCGCGGTGCATGCCGGGCGCTTCCGGCTGAGCGCTAGCGAAGCCGCCGCGCTCAATCTCAACGCGGGTGATGCGCTGCGCGTGTTGCCCCTTAAACCGCGCTAG
- the astD gene encoding succinylglutamate-semialdehyde dehydrogenase, which yields MSELFIDGQWRSGTAAVFASHDPGTGAVVWQGAGASAADVDEAVRSARRASAGWQAQPFEARAALVQRFAALLTEHSETLAHAIGRETGKPLWEARLEVASMAAKIGISLQAYHERTGEKRVTLADGTAVLRHRPHGVVAVFGPYNFPGHLPNGHIVPALIAGNTVVFKPSELAPGVARATVELWQAAGLPAGVLNLVQGEKDTGIALAQHAQIDGLFFTGSSDTGTLLHRQFGGRPEIVLALEMGGNNPLVVAPVADLDAAVHHTIQSAFLSAGQRCTCARRLLVPDDAFGVRFLARLTEVSAALGVGAYDATPQPFMGAVISARAAGQLLAAQQRLLARGAKALLPMTQRAPDLGFVTPALIDVSNVQAVPDEEYFGPLLQVARYGDFAEAIERANDTAFGLSAGLLADDAALWQQFQQRIRAGIVNWNRPTNGASSGAPFGGVGRSGNQRPSAYYAADYCAYPMASVESAQLQMPATVAPGLHF from the coding sequence ATGAGCGAGCTTTTTATTGATGGGCAATGGCGTAGCGGCACCGCAGCGGTGTTTGCCTCGCATGATCCAGGCACGGGTGCCGTGGTGTGGCAGGGCGCGGGCGCGAGCGCCGCTGATGTCGATGAGGCCGTGCGCAGCGCCCGGCGCGCGAGCGCAGGCTGGCAGGCGCAGCCGTTCGAGGCACGCGCGGCGCTGGTGCAGCGCTTCGCGGCGTTGCTGACGGAGCACAGCGAAACGCTGGCGCATGCGATTGGCCGCGAGACCGGCAAGCCGCTCTGGGAAGCGCGGCTGGAAGTGGCGTCGATGGCGGCCAAAATTGGCATCTCGCTGCAGGCGTATCACGAGCGCACGGGCGAAAAGCGCGTGACGCTGGCCGATGGTACGGCGGTGCTGCGGCATCGGCCGCATGGTGTGGTGGCGGTGTTTGGGCCGTATAACTTTCCTGGGCATTTGCCCAATGGCCATATCGTGCCGGCGCTGATCGCGGGCAATACGGTGGTGTTCAAGCCATCCGAGCTGGCACCGGGCGTGGCGCGGGCCACGGTCGAGCTCTGGCAGGCCGCTGGTTTGCCCGCAGGTGTGCTGAATCTGGTGCAAGGCGAGAAAGACACGGGCATCGCGCTGGCGCAGCACGCGCAGATCGACGGGCTGTTTTTTACCGGGAGCTCGGACACCGGCACGCTGCTGCACCGGCAATTCGGCGGGCGGCCCGAGATCGTGCTGGCGCTGGAGATGGGGGGCAATAACCCGCTGGTGGTCGCGCCGGTGGCTGATCTGGATGCAGCGGTGCATCACACGATCCAGTCGGCGTTTTTATCGGCGGGGCAGCGTTGCACTTGCGCGCGCCGTCTGCTGGTGCCGGATGACGCGTTTGGCGTGCGCTTTCTGGCGCGGCTGACGGAGGTCAGCGCAGCGCTTGGCGTGGGCGCTTACGACGCCACGCCGCAGCCGTTCATGGGCGCGGTGATTTCGGCGCGGGCGGCGGGGCAGTTGCTGGCGGCGCAGCAGCGTTTGCTGGCGCGTGGTGCCAAGGCGCTGCTGCCGATGACCCAGCGCGCACCCGATCTGGGTTTTGTCACGCCAGCGCTGATCGACGTTAGCAACGTGCAGGCCGTGCCCGACGAAGAATATTTCGGCCCGCTGCTGCAAGTGGCGCGCTATGGCGATTTCGCCGAGGCCATCGAGCGCGCCAACGACACCGCCTTCGGCTTGTCTGCTGGTTTACTGGCGGACGACGCAGCGCTCTGGCAGCAGTTTCAGCAGCGCATCCGCGCGGGCATCGTCAACTGGAACCGGCCGACTAACGGCGCGTCCTCGGGCGCGCCGTTTGGCGGCGTAGGGCGCTCTGGCAACCAGCGTCCTAGCGCTTATTACGCGGCGGATTACTGCGCCTATCCCATGGCCTCGGTCGAAAGTGCGCAGTTGCAAATGCCTGCCACGGTTGCACCCGGCCTGCACTTTTAA
- the guaA gene encoding glutamine-hydrolyzing GMP synthase, whose protein sequence is MHDKILILDFGSQVTQLIARRIREAHVYSEIHPYDVDEAFIRAFAPKGVILSGGPNSVTDNDTPRVPQAVFELGVPVLGICYGMQAMAEQLGGKVETGHLREFGYAEVRARSHTRFLDGIEDFRTAEGHGMLKVWMSHGDKVLDMPPGFQLMASTGSCPIAAMADETRHFYGVQWHPEVTHTAQGRAMLERFVLTICAAQPDWEMGHYIDEAVAAIRQQVGDEQVILGLSGGVDSSVAAALLHRAIGKQLTCVFVDHGLLRLNEAEQVMATFADHLGVKVIHVNASEVFLSKLAGVTDPEAKRKIIGAEFVEVFQREASKLPDAKWLAQGTIYPDVIESAGKGKKAAQTIKSHHNVGGLPETLNLKLLEPLRELFKDEVRELGVKLGLPPAMVYRHPFPGPGLGVRILGEVRRDFADLLRRADAIFIETLRTFIDAETGKSWYDLTSQAFAVFLPVKSVGVMGDGRTYEYVVALRAVQTQDFMTAHWAHLPHDLLGHVSNRIINEVRGINRVVYDISGKPPATIEWE, encoded by the coding sequence ATGCATGACAAGATCCTGATCCTCGACTTTGGTTCGCAAGTCACACAATTGATTGCCCGTCGCATTCGTGAAGCGCACGTGTATTCAGAAATTCATCCTTACGATGTTGATGAGGCGTTTATTCGCGCCTTTGCTCCTAAAGGCGTGATCTTGTCTGGAGGGCCCAATTCGGTCACGGACAACGATACGCCGCGTGTGCCTCAGGCGGTGTTTGAGCTTGGCGTGCCAGTGCTGGGCATTTGCTACGGCATGCAGGCAATGGCCGAGCAACTCGGTGGCAAGGTTGAGACGGGCCATCTGCGCGAGTTTGGCTACGCTGAAGTTCGCGCCCGCAGTCATACCCGTTTTCTTGATGGCATTGAAGACTTCCGGACGGCAGAAGGCCACGGCATGCTGAAGGTCTGGATGAGCCATGGTGACAAAGTGCTCGACATGCCACCGGGTTTTCAGTTGATGGCTTCAACCGGGTCGTGCCCGATTGCCGCGATGGCGGACGAGACCCGTCATTTTTACGGCGTGCAGTGGCACCCGGAAGTCACGCATACGGCGCAAGGCCGAGCGATGCTCGAACGGTTTGTGCTGACGATTTGCGCGGCGCAACCCGACTGGGAGATGGGGCATTACATTGACGAAGCCGTCGCCGCGATTCGCCAGCAGGTGGGTGATGAACAGGTGATTCTCGGATTGTCTGGCGGGGTGGATTCATCGGTGGCGGCTGCGTTGTTACACCGGGCGATTGGCAAGCAATTGACCTGTGTTTTTGTCGATCACGGATTGCTGCGTTTGAACGAAGCGGAGCAGGTGATGGCGACGTTTGCCGATCACCTTGGGGTGAAAGTGATTCACGTCAACGCCAGCGAAGTATTTTTGTCGAAACTCGCCGGCGTGACCGACCCGGAAGCCAAGCGCAAGATTATCGGCGCGGAGTTTGTGGAAGTGTTCCAGCGTGAAGCAAGCAAACTGCCCGATGCCAAATGGCTGGCGCAAGGCACGATTTATCCGGACGTGATTGAGTCGGCTGGTAAAGGCAAAAAAGCGGCGCAAACGATTAAAAGCCATCACAATGTGGGCGGCTTGCCCGAGACGTTGAATCTGAAGCTGCTTGAACCGCTGCGTGAATTGTTCAAGGACGAAGTGCGCGAGCTGGGTGTCAAGCTCGGATTGCCGCCAGCGATGGTGTACCGCCATCCGTTCCCGGGCCCTGGCTTGGGCGTGCGAATTCTGGGCGAAGTGCGGCGCGATTTCGCGGACTTGCTGCGGCGTGCGGACGCGATTTTCATCGAAACCCTGCGCACGTTTATTGACGCTGAGACAGGTAAATCGTGGTACGACCTGACGAGCCAGGCGTTCGCGGTGTTTTTGCCGGTCAAGAGCGTGGGTGTGATGGGTGATGGCCGGACTTATGAATACGTTGTGGCGTTACGCGCAGTGCAAACGCAGGATTTTATGACTGCACACTGGGCTCATTTGCCGCATGACTTGCTGGGGCATGTTTCGAACCGGATTATTAATGAGGTTCGCGGCATTAACCGAGTGGTCTACGATATTTCGGGGAAGCCGCCGGCGACGATCGAGTGGGAGTGA
- the astE gene encoding succinylglutamate desuccinylase → MTSSAKTPPSGMAAGIHGAGGAQGAHLPDHLPGPALLDDFLSYTLALAQPALTGAAAHGSVAHGLRWTWLEQGVLRLEPAHCTATTPSVLLSAGIHGDETAPLELLSRLVSDLAAGRARLACRVLVVLGNIEAMRSAQRYQDDDLNRLFSGAYAAVPASREAPRAQALEHVAQQFFAQAAAAHPRGARWHFDLHTAIRASVFEQFALLPHTGQPVSPALFAWLGAAQIAAVLVHTVKSHTYSHFSAQTCGAEACTLELGKVRPFGQNDLTRFAAADTALRALLAEGAVTASAAAPEAASWPRVFTVIDQITRHSDAFELLLAADVANFTPFARGTLLARDGAYRYVVQHEEERIVFPNPNVKAGLRAGLLVLETAREALVTLPGDTASG, encoded by the coding sequence ATGACTTCCAGCGCTAAGACACCTCCTTCGGGGATGGCTGCGGGCATTCATGGTGCTGGTGGTGCTCAGGGTGCTCATCTTCCAGACCATCTTCCAGGCCCTGCGCTGCTAGACGATTTTCTCAGCTATACGCTGGCGCTGGCCCAGCCCGCGCTGACGGGCGCGGCGGCTCACGGCAGTGTCGCGCATGGCCTGCGCTGGACGTGGCTTGAGCAAGGCGTGCTGCGCCTGGAACCTGCGCATTGCACTGCTACGACGCCCAGCGTGCTGCTCTCGGCGGGCATCCACGGCGACGAAACCGCACCGCTGGAATTGCTGTCGCGCCTGGTGAGCGACCTTGCTGCTGGACGCGCCAGGCTGGCGTGCCGGGTGCTGGTGGTGCTGGGCAACATCGAGGCGATGCGCAGCGCCCAGCGTTATCAGGATGACGATCTAAACCGCTTGTTTAGCGGTGCTTACGCCGCCGTGCCGGCGAGCCGCGAAGCGCCCCGCGCCCAGGCGCTGGAACATGTGGCGCAGCAATTCTTTGCCCAGGCCGCGGCGGCTCATCCGCGTGGCGCTCGCTGGCATTTCGATTTGCACACTGCGATTCGCGCCTCGGTGTTCGAGCAGTTCGCGCTGCTGCCGCATACCGGCCAGCCGGTCTCCCCCGCGTTGTTTGCCTGGCTCGGTGCCGCGCAGATTGCAGCGGTGCTGGTGCATACGGTGAAGAGCCACACGTATTCGCATTTCAGCGCGCAGACCTGTGGTGCCGAGGCCTGCACGCTCGAACTCGGCAAGGTCCGCCCGTTTGGCCAGAACGACCTGACACGCTTCGCTGCGGCCGATACCGCGCTGCGCGCGCTGCTGGCAGAGGGGGCCGTTACCGCCAGCGCCGCCGCGCCCGAGGCCGCGTCGTGGCCGCGCGTGTTCACCGTGATCGACCAGATCACCCGGCACAGCGACGCTTTCGAATTGCTGCTGGCCGCCGATGTGGCCAATTTCACGCCCTTTGCCCGAGGCACGTTGCTGGCTCGTGATGGGGCTTACCGCTATGTCGTCCAACATGAGGAAGAGCGCATCGTGTTTCCCAACCCCAACGTCAAAGCAGGGTTGCGCGCGGGCTTGCTGGTGCTGGAAACAGCGCGTGAAGCACTCGTCACTCTGCCTGGTGACACCGCGAGCGGCTGA
- the astB gene encoding N-succinylarginine dihydrolase, whose protein sequence is MSAIEANFDGLVGPTHNYAGLSYGNVASQSNEKSSANPKAAARQGLRKMKQLADLGLAQGVLPPQERPSIRLLRDLGFSGDDASVIARAAKDAPELLAAASSASAMWTANAATVSPSADTPDARVHFTPANLCSKLHRAIEHEATRRTLRTIFAAPEHFVVHEALPGTPALGDEGAANHTRFCRDYGAPGVEFFVYGRSEYRPGPQPQRYPARQTFEASRAVAQHHGLQDAATVYAQQNPEVIDAGVFHNDVIAVGNGQTLFCHEQAFVAQAQVYDTLRERMARLGAQLQVLEVPEAQVSVADAVSSYLFNSQLLRLPDGRQVLVVPQECRERPRVAAWLDGLSARPGPVDEVLVFDLRESMKNGGGPACLRLRVVLNEAERAAVLPGMWLDDALFTRLDSWIERHYRDTLAPADLADPHLLLESRTALDELTQILGLGSLYDFQR, encoded by the coding sequence ATGTCAGCCATTGAAGCGAATTTCGACGGACTCGTCGGTCCAACACACAACTACGCGGGGCTGTCGTATGGCAACGTCGCGTCGCAAAGCAACGAAAAATCCAGCGCCAATCCCAAGGCTGCGGCGCGGCAAGGCTTGCGCAAGATGAAGCAGCTGGCGGATCTGGGGCTGGCGCAAGGTGTGCTGCCGCCGCAGGAGCGGCCTTCCATACGCTTGCTGCGCGACCTCGGATTTTCGGGCGATGACGCCAGCGTGATCGCCCGTGCGGCGAAAGACGCGCCTGAACTGCTGGCGGCGGCGAGCTCGGCCTCCGCGATGTGGACTGCGAATGCCGCGACCGTCAGCCCGTCGGCCGATACGCCTGATGCCCGCGTGCATTTCACCCCGGCCAACCTGTGCAGCAAGCTGCATCGCGCGATCGAACACGAGGCGACCCGCCGCACGCTGCGCACGATCTTTGCCGCGCCGGAGCATTTCGTGGTGCACGAGGCCTTGCCTGGCACCCCTGCGCTAGGCGACGAAGGCGCAGCGAACCACACGCGCTTTTGCCGCGACTACGGCGCGCCGGGCGTCGAGTTTTTTGTCTATGGCCGCAGCGAATACCGGCCGGGGCCGCAGCCGCAGCGTTATCCGGCGCGTCAGACTTTCGAAGCCAGCCGGGCGGTGGCCCAGCATCACGGCTTGCAGGACGCAGCCACCGTGTATGCCCAGCAAAATCCCGAGGTGATCGACGCGGGGGTGTTTCATAACGACGTGATCGCCGTGGGTAATGGCCAGACGCTTTTTTGCCATGAGCAAGCGTTTGTTGCGCAGGCGCAGGTGTACGACACGCTGCGCGAACGGATGGCGCGGCTTGGCGCACAGTTACAGGTGCTTGAGGTGCCCGAGGCCCAGGTCAGCGTGGCGGATGCGGTGTCGTCGTATCTATTCAACAGCCAGTTGTTGCGGCTGCCGGATGGGCGGCAAGTGCTGGTGGTGCCGCAGGAGTGCCGTGAACGGCCACGGGTGGCCGCATGGCTTGACGGGCTGAGTGCGCGTCCTGGTCCGGTTGATGAGGTGCTGGTGTTTGATCTGCGCGAGAGCATGAAAAACGGCGGCGGGCCTGCCTGCCTACGCTTGCGGGTGGTGCTGAACGAAGCCGAACGCGCCGCCGTGCTGCCAGGGATGTGGCTCGACGACGCGCTGTTCACGCGGCTGGATAGCTGGATCGAGCGCCATTACCGCGATACGCTCGCGCCCGCTGACCTGGCCGATCCGCACTTGCTGCTGGAATCGCGCACGGCGCTGGATGAACTCACGCAAATTCTCGGGCTCGGCTCGCTTTATGACTTCCAGCGCTAA
- a CDS encoding arginine N-succinyltransferase has protein sequence MHYVRPARLADLDALLQMAQTARPVLHSLPHERAALEARIALSEDSFRAEVDFPGEEFYLFVLADTATDTLLGTASIIAAAGYAEPFYAFRNDALIHASRELHVSRKIHALTMSHELTGMSRLAGFYLAPSLRGDAAAHLLSRARMMYLAAQRQRFTPEVFTLLLGVTDDAGVSPFWEAVGRKFFGRDFAAIERASSGRSHRFIAEVMPSYPIYVPLLPEAAQRVLGEPDAGALLAYEIHQEEGFETDRYVDIFDAGPVLTVPVERSRCAARNENRRVQWASGSTDAALAGSTYLVASHALDGFRCVLADLPAAEAAASCATAHAAHQVALAAPLAPLTPEVAAALNVEPGDVVRCVPLHQPRAQSAAAAGFAGDAS, from the coding sequence ATGCACTATGTCCGTCCTGCCCGTCTTGCCGATCTCGATGCGCTGTTGCAGATGGCGCAGACCGCTCGGCCAGTGCTGCACTCGCTGCCGCATGAGCGCGCGGCGCTCGAAGCGCGCATTGCGTTGTCCGAAGATTCGTTTCGCGCCGAAGTCGATTTCCCCGGGGAAGAGTTTTATCTGTTTGTCCTCGCTGATACGGCCACGGACACCTTGCTTGGCACCGCCAGCATCATCGCGGCGGCGGGCTATGCCGAACCGTTCTATGCGTTTCGTAACGATGCGCTGATTCACGCGTCACGCGAGCTGCATGTGAGCCGCAAGATCCACGCGCTGACGATGTCGCATGAACTGACCGGGATGAGCCGTCTCGCAGGCTTTTATCTCGCGCCTTCGCTGCGTGGCGATGCGGCGGCGCATTTGCTGTCGCGGGCACGCATGATGTATCTCGCGGCGCAGCGTCAGCGTTTTACGCCTGAGGTCTTCACGCTGCTGTTAGGTGTGACCGACGACGCTGGGGTGTCGCCGTTCTGGGAAGCGGTGGGGCGCAAATTTTTTGGGCGCGATTTCGCCGCGATTGAGCGGGCCTCAAGCGGGCGTAGCCACCGCTTTATCGCTGAAGTGATGCCGAGTTATCCGATCTATGTGCCGTTGCTGCCCGAAGCGGCGCAGCGAGTGCTGGGCGAGCCCGATGCGGGCGCGTTGCTAGCCTATGAAATTCATCAGGAAGAAGGTTTCGAAACCGACCGTTACGTCGATATCTTCGATGCGGGCCCGGTTCTGACCGTGCCGGTTGAGCGCAGCCGCTGCGCGGCGCGCAACGAAAATCGCCGGGTGCAATGGGCGTCTGGATCGACTGACGCCGCGTTAGCGGGCTCGACATATCTGGTGGCGAGCCATGCGCTGGATGGGTTTCGCTGTGTGCTGGCGGATCTGCCTGCTGCTGAGGCGGCAGCTTCCTGTGCCACGGCTCATGCTGCTCATCAGGTTGCGCTGGCCGCGCCGCTTGCGCCGCTCACGCCGGAGGTCGCTGCGGCGCTCAATGTAGAGCCGGGCGATGTGGTGCGTTGTGTGCCGTTGCATCAGCCTCGCGCGCAGAGCGCCGCAGCCGCTGGTTTTGCCGGAGACGCATCATGA
- a CDS encoding ABC transporter substrate-binding protein, with amino-acid sequence MKMNWRKNAAAAFLAAATVLSGTASAADIKEIRFGVEASYAPFEFKSATGELQGFDIDIGNAVCAKLKAKCVWVENDFDGLIPALQARKFNVINSDMSITEQRRAAIDFTDPIYVIPSQMIAKKGSRLQPTGLSLKGHRVGVLQGTIQETYAKARWSPAGVTVVPYQTQDMVYADLKSGRLDAAFQDAEAASKGFLKQEQGAGFAFAGPAVSDEKLLGVGVGFGVRKGDTELKNALNKALKELKADGTIDRFAAKYFDVKVVLK; translated from the coding sequence ATGAAAATGAATTGGCGAAAGAATGCCGCCGCTGCGTTTCTGGCGGCAGCAACGGTCCTGAGCGGCACTGCGTCGGCGGCCGATATCAAGGAAATTCGTTTTGGTGTTGAAGCGTCATACGCACCATTTGAATTCAAGTCCGCCACGGGCGAGCTGCAAGGCTTTGACATCGACATTGGCAATGCGGTGTGCGCGAAGCTCAAAGCTAAATGCGTCTGGGTCGAAAACGACTTCGACGGCCTGATCCCTGCGTTGCAGGCACGCAAGTTCAACGTGATTAATTCGGACATGTCGATTACCGAGCAGCGGCGCGCGGCGATTGATTTCACCGATCCGATCTATGTGATTCCGAGCCAGATGATTGCGAAGAAAGGCAGCCGTCTGCAGCCTACCGGGCTCTCACTCAAAGGCCATCGCGTTGGCGTGCTGCAAGGCACGATCCAGGAAACCTATGCGAAAGCGCGCTGGTCGCCTGCTGGCGTCACCGTCGTGCCGTATCAGACCCAGGACATGGTGTATGCCGACCTCAAGTCGGGCCGTCTGGATGCGGCATTCCAGGACGCCGAAGCCGCTTCGAAAGGTTTCCTGAAGCAGGAGCAGGGCGCGGGTTTCGCGTTCGCTGGACCAGCGGTTAGCGACGAGAAGCTGCTGGGTGTGGGCGTTGGTTTTGGGGTGCGCAAAGGCGATACCGAGCTGAAAAATGCGCTGAACAAGGCGCTTAAAGAGCTGAAAGCTGATGGCACGATTGACCGCTTTGCCGCGAAATATTTCGATGTCAAGGTGGTGTTGAAGTAA